The following proteins are co-located in the Maridesulfovibrio sp. genome:
- the cutC gene encoding choline trimethylamine-lyase gives MKTDYTENFITDRINKLKAEYLKVKPSISIVRAQAFTEVTRDNPELPVTIRRAMGFKRACEIAPMYIQEGELIVGHPCGKPRTGSFSPDTDWQLISNELDTIGTRSQDPYQINDEDKKLLQEEIFPFWKGKSIAEACEAEFRKAGIWEFGAESCVSDLTYHISSGGGDTSPGYDIILFKKGINGVKTEAEEHLAELEKSADADQERINFYRASIITCEGILLYAKRVADYAKELAAKEEHPVRKVELELIAEINERVPANPPKTFHEALQAVWTIQSLFLLEENQCSTSLGRFDQYLLPCYEASIKSGELDKQQAFELMSCFILKCSEMIWYTPEGTAKYFAGYMPFINMCVGGIKREGGDGTNDLTYLIMDAVAKVGVYQPSLACRIHNQSPREYLQKIVEVVKSGIGMPACHFDDAHIKMMLHKGFDFEDARDYCLMGCVEPQKSGRIHQWTAGGFTQWPIAIEFVFNRGVLKSYGENRQGLDTGSLEQFNSYEEFDAAVKKQLDYIMEITAQGTLINQKLVRDLAPTPYMSLFVDGCMQSGKDVTAGGACLYEGPGTIFAGLNTYADSMAAIKKLIFDDKKYTLAQLKHALDSNWEGYEEMQRDCLAAPKFGNDDDYVDLITSDIIDYTEKTMNGHKSLYARMIHGTLSQSFNTPLGEMIGATPDGRMSGMPLSDGMSPTQGADTKGPTSVIKSVGKLNVESMSLGMAHNFKLMPGSLDSPEGENGLIALLRTASVLGNGQMQFNYVDNDTLLKAQQNPDDYRGLIVRVAGYCAFFVELCKEVQDEIISRTMLE, from the coding sequence ATGAAGACAGATTACACAGAGAATTTTATTACTGACAGGATTAATAAACTTAAAGCTGAATACCTTAAGGTTAAACCCAGCATTTCAATTGTCCGCGCTCAGGCTTTTACTGAGGTTACCCGCGACAATCCCGAGCTGCCTGTCACCATTCGTAGAGCTATGGGGTTCAAACGTGCCTGTGAAATCGCGCCCATGTACATTCAGGAAGGCGAACTCATTGTCGGTCATCCTTGCGGCAAACCGCGCACCGGATCTTTTTCCCCAGATACCGACTGGCAGTTGATCAGCAACGAACTGGATACCATCGGAACACGCTCTCAGGACCCCTACCAGATAAACGATGAAGACAAGAAACTTTTGCAGGAGGAAATCTTCCCCTTCTGGAAGGGTAAATCCATTGCCGAAGCCTGCGAAGCAGAGTTCCGTAAAGCCGGAATCTGGGAATTCGGTGCTGAATCCTGCGTCAGCGACCTGACCTACCACATTTCCAGCGGCGGTGGTGACACCAGCCCCGGCTATGACATCATCCTATTTAAAAAAGGCATAAACGGCGTAAAAACAGAAGCAGAAGAACATCTTGCCGAACTTGAAAAATCTGCAGATGCAGATCAGGAACGGATCAATTTCTACAGAGCTTCCATCATTACCTGTGAAGGAATCCTGCTCTACGCCAAGCGTGTTGCGGATTACGCAAAAGAACTGGCTGCAAAAGAAGAACATCCGGTACGCAAAGTTGAACTGGAACTCATAGCCGAGATCAACGAACGAGTTCCGGCCAATCCGCCCAAGACTTTCCATGAAGCCCTGCAGGCTGTATGGACTATTCAATCCCTGTTCCTGCTGGAAGAGAACCAGTGCAGTACCTCCCTTGGCCGTTTTGACCAGTATCTGCTGCCCTGCTACGAAGCCAGCATCAAATCCGGTGAACTGGATAAGCAGCAAGCCTTTGAACTGATGAGTTGCTTCATACTCAAATGTTCCGAAATGATCTGGTACACACCGGAAGGGACCGCAAAATACTTCGCCGGATACATGCCCTTCATCAACATGTGTGTTGGTGGTATCAAACGCGAAGGCGGCGACGGCACCAATGATCTGACCTACCTGATCATGGATGCCGTAGCCAAAGTCGGTGTTTACCAGCCTTCGCTGGCCTGCCGCATCCATAACCAGTCACCCCGTGAATATCTGCAGAAAATTGTGGAAGTTGTTAAATCCGGCATCGGCATGCCCGCCTGCCATTTTGACGATGCCCACATCAAAATGATGCTCCATAAAGGCTTCGATTTCGAAGATGCCCGCGATTACTGCCTCATGGGTTGTGTTGAACCTCAGAAATCAGGCCGCATCCACCAATGGACCGCAGGGGGATTCACCCAGTGGCCCATCGCCATTGAGTTTGTATTTAACCGTGGTGTTCTCAAATCCTACGGTGAGAATAGACAAGGACTCGACACAGGCTCCCTTGAACAGTTCAACAGCTATGAAGAATTCGATGCCGCAGTCAAAAAGCAGCTCGATTACATCATGGAAATCACCGCGCAGGGAACGCTTATTAACCAGAAGCTGGTCCGGGATCTGGCCCCCACCCCGTACATGTCCCTTTTTGTGGACGGCTGCATGCAGAGCGGTAAGGACGTCACCGCCGGTGGAGCCTGCCTGTACGAAGGTCCGGGAACCATCTTTGCCGGACTGAACACCTACGCCGATTCCATGGCTGCCATTAAGAAGCTGATCTTCGATGACAAGAAGTACACCCTCGCCCAGTTGAAGCACGCTCTTGACTCCAACTGGGAAGGGTACGAGGAAATGCAAAGAGACTGCCTCGCTGCTCCCAAGTTCGGTAATGATGATGACTACGTCGACCTGATTACCTCCGACATCATCGACTACACCGAAAAGACCATGAACGGTCACAAATCATTATACGCCCGCATGATCCACGGAACCCTCTCCCAGTCATTCAACACCCCGCTGGGAGAAATGATCGGGGCCACCCCTGACGGACGCATGAGCGGAATGCCCCTCTCCGACGGCATGAGTCCTACTCAGGGAGCCGATACAAAAGGCCCTACCTCTGTGATTAAATCCGTGGGCAAACTCAATGTGGAATCCATGAGCCTTGGAATGGCCCATAACTTCAAACTCATGCCCGGTTCCCTCGATTCACCGGAAGGTGAAAACGGACTCATCGCTTTGCTGCGCACTGCCTCCGTGCTCGGCAACGGCCAGATGCAGTTCAATTACGTTGATAACGATACCCTGCTCAAAGCCCAGCAGAACCCTGATGATTATCGCGGCCTCATTGTTCGCGTGGCTGGATACTGCGCTTTCTTTGTCGAGCTCTGCAAAGAAGTTCAGGACGAAATCATCAGCAGAACTATGCTTGAGTAA
- the gltA gene encoding NADPH-dependent glutamate synthase yields the protein MVNKQNFTPTRTPMPEQPADVRNKNFSEVALGYSKEEAMAEAARCLQCKKPLCQKGCPVEIDIRGFIKHLADGDIPSAYRVIKETNALPAVCGRVCPQESQCEGSCILGKKYEPVAIGRLERFVADTFDSDSACEMITGHTACALPNDQFKVACIGSGPSSLTVAGYLAARGVPVTVYEALHEVGGVLIYGIPEFRLPKSIVAREVGALWSKGVTFQPNYVGGKTVTVDDLFEDGFDAVFIGVGAGLPWFLNIPGENLVGVYSANEYLTRINLGRAYDFPNHDTPAPKARNVAVIGGGNVAMDAARTALRLGAENVYITYRRTQEEMPARLEELHHAIEEGVQLELLTSPIAINGDENSHVKSMTLQVMELGEPDDSGRRRPVAVEGKTKELEVDMVVLAVGTGANPVLLEATPGLELNKWGYIVTNAETGETSIPNVYAGGDIAGGSATVISAMGAGRRAAKTIAEKLGV from the coding sequence ATGGTGAATAAACAGAACTTTACCCCTACCCGTACCCCCATGCCGGAACAGCCGGCTGATGTCCGCAACAAGAACTTCAGCGAAGTAGCCCTCGGTTACTCCAAAGAAGAAGCCATGGCTGAAGCTGCCCGCTGCCTGCAGTGTAAGAAACCCCTCTGCCAGAAAGGCTGCCCTGTTGAAATCGACATCAGGGGATTCATCAAGCATCTGGCTGACGGCGACATTCCTTCCGCGTACCGCGTTATCAAGGAAACCAACGCCCTGCCTGCTGTCTGTGGACGTGTATGTCCGCAGGAATCCCAGTGTGAAGGCTCCTGTATCCTCGGCAAGAAGTACGAACCTGTTGCCATCGGACGCCTTGAGCGTTTTGTTGCCGACACCTTCGACAGTGATTCCGCATGTGAAATGATCACCGGACACACCGCTTGCGCCCTGCCCAACGACCAGTTCAAGGTCGCCTGCATCGGCTCCGGGCCTTCCAGCCTGACCGTAGCCGGATACCTTGCCGCACGCGGAGTTCCTGTAACAGTATACGAAGCCCTGCACGAAGTCGGCGGTGTACTGATTTACGGTATTCCTGAATTTCGTCTGCCCAAATCCATCGTTGCCCGTGAAGTGGGTGCGCTCTGGTCCAAAGGCGTTACCTTTCAGCCCAACTACGTGGGCGGTAAGACCGTAACCGTGGACGATCTCTTCGAAGACGGTTTTGATGCTGTCTTCATCGGCGTTGGTGCAGGACTCCCGTGGTTCCTGAACATTCCCGGTGAAAACCTTGTCGGCGTATACTCCGCCAACGAATACCTGACCCGCATCAACCTCGGTCGTGCCTACGACTTCCCCAACCACGACACCCCCGCTCCCAAAGCCCGCAACGTGGCTGTAATCGGCGGCGGTAACGTGGCTATGGATGCTGCCCGCACCGCCCTGCGTCTCGGCGCTGAAAACGTGTACATCACCTATCGCCGTACTCAGGAAGAAATGCCTGCCCGCCTCGAAGAATTGCATCATGCCATTGAAGAAGGCGTACAGCTTGAGCTGCTGACTTCCCCCATTGCCATCAACGGTGACGAAAACTCACATGTTAAGTCCATGACCCTGCAGGTGATGGAACTTGGCGAACCAGATGATTCCGGCCGCCGCCGTCCCGTTGCTGTAGAAGGAAAAACCAAGGAGCTTGAAGTCGACATGGTTGTCCTCGCAGTAGGAACCGGAGCCAACCCGGTACTGCTCGAAGCTACCCCCGGCCTTGAGCTCAACAAATGGGGCTACATCGTAACCAACGCCGAAACAGGCGAGACCTCTATTCCTAATGTATACGCTGGCGGTGATATCGCAGGCGGGTCCGCAACAGTAATCTCAGCCATGGGCGCAGGTCGCCGCGCGGCTAAGACTATCGCGGAAAAACTGGGAGTTTAA
- a CDS encoding sulfide/dihydroorotate dehydrogenase-like FAD/NAD-binding protein, producing the protein MSNKILTKKALIPGQTSMLVLDCPQIAKKAKPGNFVILRIHEKGERIPLTIADTDKEAGTITIVYLVVGKSSALLESLNEGDTILDVCGPLGKPTHIEKSGTVICVGGGTGIAAMHHIAKGHHLAGNHVVAIVGARSKNMLLFCTELGFFCPELLIATDDGSSGHKGFVTDLLRERLEQDKDVSEVVAIGPVPMMEAVAKVTEPFGVKTTVSLNSIMVDGVGMCGACRCSVGGETKFACVDGPEFDGHEVDFNELRMRLNQYKEQEDLSMQMFRSCSCHGE; encoded by the coding sequence ATGAGCAACAAAATTCTGACTAAAAAAGCACTTATCCCAGGCCAGACATCCATGCTGGTCCTTGACTGTCCTCAAATTGCCAAAAAGGCTAAACCGGGAAATTTTGTAATTCTACGCATCCATGAAAAAGGTGAGCGCATTCCGCTGACCATTGCTGACACTGACAAAGAAGCCGGCACCATCACTATCGTATATCTCGTAGTCGGCAAAAGTTCAGCCCTGCTTGAATCATTAAATGAAGGGGACACCATCCTAGATGTTTGCGGTCCCTTGGGTAAACCCACCCATATTGAAAAATCCGGAACTGTCATCTGTGTGGGCGGTGGTACCGGAATCGCGGCCATGCACCACATCGCCAAAGGACATCACCTTGCCGGAAACCATGTTGTCGCCATTGTTGGCGCCCGCAGCAAGAACATGCTCCTTTTCTGTACCGAGCTGGGCTTCTTCTGCCCAGAACTGCTCATCGCCACAGATGACGGTTCCAGCGGCCACAAAGGATTTGTCACCGACCTCCTGCGCGAACGCCTTGAACAGGACAAGGATGTTTCAGAAGTCGTTGCCATCGGCCCCGTGCCCATGATGGAAGCGGTTGCCAAAGTAACCGAACCTTTCGGCGTTAAAACCACAGTCAGCCTGAACTCAATCATGGTTGACGGCGTGGGTATGTGCGGAGCCTGCCGTTGCAGTGTTGGCGGAGAAACCAAATTCGCCTGCGTGGACGGCCCTGAATTCGACGGTCATGAAGTTGATTTCAATGAACTGAGAATGCGCCTTAACCAGTATAAGGAGCAGGAAGACCTTTCAATGCAAATGTTCAGGAGTTGTAGCTGCCATGGTGAATAA
- the lepA gene encoding translation elongation factor 4, whose product MAKLDKIRNFSIIAHIDHGKSTLADRILELTGMVSEREKKDQYLDKMELEQERGITIKAQTVRIPYKAKDGEEYILNLIDTPGHVDFSYEVSRSLAASEGALLVVDSTQGVEAQTLANVFLALDHDLEIVPVLNKVDLPSSDCERVAQEIEEVIGLDCSEPLMISAKTGLNVEAVLESIVKDLPAPKGDPDGPLKALIFDSWYDSYQGVVVLFRILDGTIKKGDKIQIHSTGRTFDVTTLGVYTPEPQKAKELSAGEVGFLCASMKELNDAPVGDTITLAANPVKDPFPGFQEVKPMVFCGLYPVEPAEYEPLKAALEKLQLNDTAFSFEPETSTALGFGFRCGFLGLLHMEIIQERLEREFQAKLIATAPSVVYQARLNNGDVLEIDNPSKMPDAGELESLAEPFCRLEIHVPNDYVGAVLKLCEEKRGLQKDMRYLTSSRVIITYEVPFAEIMYDFFDKLKSHTKGYASLDYEIIDYRESNLVKLDILINTDPVDAFSAIVHKDSAYPFGRSLALKLKRAIPRQMFEIVIQAAIGRKIIAKERVAPFRKNVTAKCYGGDITRKRKLLEKQKEGKKRMKKMGNVEIPQEAFMAVLKAGED is encoded by the coding sequence ATGGCCAAATTAGATAAAATAAGAAATTTCAGTATCATCGCGCATATTGACCACGGCAAGTCCACTCTGGCGGACCGTATCCTTGAACTCACCGGAATGGTTTCCGAACGTGAGAAGAAAGACCAGTACCTTGATAAAATGGAACTGGAACAGGAACGCGGAATCACCATTAAGGCCCAGACTGTACGCATTCCGTACAAGGCCAAGGACGGCGAAGAGTATATCCTCAACCTGATCGATACTCCCGGACACGTGGACTTCAGTTATGAGGTTTCCCGAAGCCTTGCCGCGTCCGAAGGCGCGCTGCTGGTGGTCGACTCCACACAGGGTGTGGAAGCGCAGACCCTCGCAAACGTATTTCTGGCACTGGACCACGACCTTGAAATCGTGCCCGTGCTTAACAAGGTGGACCTGCCCAGTTCCGATTGTGAACGTGTTGCGCAGGAAATCGAGGAAGTCATCGGACTGGATTGTTCCGAGCCGCTCATGATCAGTGCCAAAACCGGCCTGAACGTGGAGGCTGTTCTTGAGTCCATCGTTAAGGATCTTCCCGCACCGAAAGGAGATCCTGATGGTCCGCTCAAGGCCCTGATTTTCGACTCCTGGTATGATTCCTATCAGGGAGTTGTTGTTCTGTTCAGGATTCTGGACGGTACCATTAAGAAGGGCGACAAGATTCAGATTCACTCCACCGGACGCACTTTCGATGTGACCACCCTTGGTGTTTATACCCCTGAACCGCAGAAGGCCAAAGAACTGTCTGCCGGTGAGGTAGGTTTCCTCTGCGCCAGCATGAAGGAACTTAATGATGCGCCCGTGGGTGATACCATTACCCTCGCTGCCAATCCGGTTAAAGATCCTTTTCCCGGTTTTCAGGAAGTTAAGCCCATGGTTTTCTGCGGACTCTATCCGGTGGAACCCGCCGAGTATGAGCCTCTCAAGGCCGCGCTGGAAAAATTGCAGCTCAACGACACCGCGTTCTCCTTTGAACCGGAAACATCTACAGCCCTTGGCTTCGGTTTCCGCTGCGGTTTTCTCGGTCTGCTGCATATGGAAATTATTCAGGAACGTCTGGAACGTGAGTTTCAGGCCAAGCTTATCGCTACTGCTCCTTCCGTTGTCTATCAGGCAAGGTTGAACAATGGTGACGTGCTTGAAATTGATAACCCCAGTAAGATGCCCGATGCTGGAGAGCTTGAATCTCTGGCTGAACCTTTCTGTCGCCTTGAAATTCACGTGCCTAACGATTATGTTGGCGCGGTACTCAAGCTCTGTGAGGAGAAACGCGGACTCCAGAAGGATATGCGTTACCTGACATCTTCAAGGGTTATCATTACTTATGAAGTTCCCTTCGCGGAAATCATGTACGATTTCTTTGATAAGCTTAAGTCGCACACCAAGGGCTATGCTTCCCTTGATTATGAAATTATTGATTACCGTGAATCGAATCTTGTAAAGCTCGACATCCTCATCAACACTGATCCGGTGGATGCCTTCTCAGCTATTGTCCATAAGGATTCTGCATATCCTTTCGGACGTTCACTTGCCCTTAAGCTGAAAAGAGCAATCCCGCGTCAGATGTTTGAAATTGTTATTCAGGCCGCGATCGGTCGCAAGATCATCGCCAAAGAACGAGTGGCCCCGTTCAGGAAAAACGTTACCGCCAAGTGTTACGGCGGGGACATTACCCGTAAGCGCAAGCTTCTGGAAAAACAGAAGGAAGGTAAGAAGCGCATGAAGAAGATGGGTAACGTCGAGATCCCGCAGGAAGCTTTTATGGCCGTTCTCAAGGCCGGCGAAGATTAA
- the lepB gene encoding signal peptidase I, with translation MNPRWQSTVKEYIEALFIALILALFIRTFIVQAFKIPSGSMLQTLQIGDHLLVSKFSYGVKVPFTGKVVVPVGDPEYQDIIVFKYPGDPSKDYIKRVIGVPGDTVEIKNKKVFVNGKELVEPYVQYTDTTHVSTLRDNMPPRVIPENEYFVMGDNRDGSNDSRFWGNVPRENILGKAWIIYWSWGGPKTVRWDRIGDILH, from the coding sequence ATGAATCCCAGATGGCAGAGCACTGTGAAGGAATATATTGAAGCTCTTTTTATAGCACTCATATTGGCTCTCTTTATCCGAACTTTTATTGTGCAGGCCTTCAAGATTCCGTCCGGTTCCATGTTGCAGACCCTCCAGATCGGAGACCACCTGCTGGTAAGCAAATTTTCCTACGGCGTGAAAGTTCCCTTTACCGGGAAGGTTGTTGTGCCGGTGGGCGATCCCGAGTATCAGGACATCATTGTCTTCAAATACCCCGGGGACCCCAGCAAGGATTACATTAAAAGGGTTATCGGCGTACCCGGTGATACTGTGGAGATCAAGAACAAGAAGGTCTTCGTAAACGGCAAGGAGCTTGTTGAGCCTTACGTGCAGTACACCGATACCACCCACGTTTCAACACTGCGCGACAATATGCCGCCCCGGGTAATTCCCGAAAACGAATACTTCGTAATGGGCGACAACCGCGATGGATCCAACGATTCCAGATTCTGGGGCAATGTTCCCAGAGAGAACATCTTAGGAAAGGCGTGGATTATCTACTGGTCTTGGGGCGGTCCCAAGACCGTTCGCTGGGATCGCATAGGTGACATCCTGCACTAA
- a CDS encoding ATP-binding protein, with translation MFSVPRFLFSAICGAVILCLLSAAQKSLMGWPLAPLAFVVPFVFGMMTGAVFYSYTLFSRKQRKTEELLAARETQLETVLAAAPIGIGVVVDRVFQEVNDFFCEMTGYSREELVGKSSRVVYPSEDDFDGVSKYKYAQIREKGTGSVETRFQRKDGKIIHVILSSKPLDCNDWSKGVSFTALNITKRKEAENLLSRRIVFENLVSKVASDFLNLSVGDIDKGLTEALKKICLFAEVGRAYIFLMRGNSSVCDNTHEWCAENIEPQIQELQNLDLREFGSLLWETLCKRESYYIPDVSALPDDLPDKEILQVQDIWSVLIEPMYFNDQLVGFVGFDSVLEHRKWSEEDIDILSLFSKNVALVLERKKADERLIAAKLEAEAANIAKSEFLANMSHEIRTPLNGVMGMLQLMLMGGMNQRQEEHCGFAMESCKRLNKLLGDILDITRIESGHLQIVNAEFDLSNVLNSIHALFKPAAIQKNIELRVDIAENIPAAIIGDSNRLHQIFNNLIGNALKFTDSGSVLVEAYLLDSRKNGNHLILFSVTDSGIGIEDSMLDSIFNSFTQVENSRTRNYEGAGLGLAIVKQLLELMGGNLSISSEINVGTSVYFTLEFEPVRGSFRADEGARIFAKSSIREFEVLVAEDERVNQLTLKSFLEQYGCNVAVASDGYEVMEILGAGEMKFDLIFMDIQMPKMGGLEAAHRIRGGEGGETAKDVPIIACTAYAMTGDKEEFLASGINDYLAKPTQIGDVEKILIKYSR, from the coding sequence ATGTTTTCTGTCCCTCGATTCCTATTTTCAGCCATCTGCGGCGCAGTTATTCTGTGTCTGCTCTCCGCTGCCCAGAAGTCTTTGATGGGCTGGCCCTTAGCTCCGTTGGCCTTCGTTGTTCCATTTGTTTTCGGGATGATGACGGGGGCTGTGTTCTATTCCTATACGTTGTTTAGCCGTAAGCAGAGGAAAACAGAGGAACTTTTGGCTGCACGGGAAACACAATTGGAAACAGTGCTGGCAGCCGCGCCCATAGGTATCGGAGTGGTTGTGGACCGTGTCTTTCAGGAAGTGAATGACTTCTTTTGCGAAATGACAGGATATTCCAGAGAGGAATTGGTCGGGAAATCCTCACGGGTTGTTTATCCCAGCGAAGATGATTTTGATGGCGTCAGTAAATATAAATATGCCCAGATAAGAGAGAAAGGAACCGGTTCGGTCGAGACTAGATTCCAACGTAAAGACGGTAAAATTATACATGTCATTCTGAGCTCAAAGCCTTTGGACTGCAATGACTGGTCAAAAGGAGTTTCTTTTACTGCACTGAACATTACCAAAAGGAAAGAAGCAGAAAATTTACTTTCCAGACGTATCGTCTTTGAGAATCTGGTCAGTAAGGTTGCCTCGGATTTTCTTAATTTGTCTGTCGGGGATATAGATAAAGGCCTTACAGAGGCTTTAAAAAAAATATGCCTATTTGCCGAGGTGGGCAGGGCATATATCTTCCTTATGCGGGGCAACAGTTCAGTTTGCGACAATACCCACGAATGGTGCGCAGAAAATATAGAACCCCAAATTCAGGAATTACAGAATTTAGATTTAAGGGAGTTCGGTTCCCTGCTTTGGGAAACCCTTTGTAAAAGGGAATCATATTACATTCCAGATGTGTCAGCATTGCCTGATGATTTGCCGGACAAAGAAATTCTTCAAGTACAGGATATATGGTCTGTGCTTATTGAACCAATGTATTTTAACGATCAGCTTGTCGGCTTTGTCGGTTTTGATTCTGTGCTTGAGCACCGGAAATGGTCCGAAGAGGATATTGATATCCTGTCCTTGTTCAGTAAGAACGTAGCCTTGGTTCTGGAACGTAAAAAAGCAGACGAAAGACTCATTGCAGCGAAGTTGGAAGCTGAGGCAGCTAATATTGCAAAGTCGGAATTTCTGGCGAATATGTCCCATGAGATCCGGACTCCTTTAAACGGGGTTATGGGCATGCTGCAATTGATGCTAATGGGCGGAATGAATCAGAGGCAGGAAGAGCATTGTGGGTTTGCAATGGAGTCCTGTAAGCGGTTGAACAAACTTTTAGGCGATATCCTCGATATTACAAGAATTGAATCCGGGCATCTGCAAATAGTTAATGCAGAATTTGATCTTTCGAATGTTTTGAATTCCATTCATGCACTTTTTAAGCCTGCTGCCATTCAAAAGAATATTGAGCTGCGAGTTGATATTGCGGAGAATATTCCTGCAGCAATAATTGGCGATAGCAATCGGTTGCACCAGATTTTTAATAATTTGATCGGCAATGCTTTGAAATTCACTGATTCCGGTTCAGTTTTAGTGGAAGCATATCTTTTGGATAGCCGGAAGAATGGCAACCATTTGATTTTATTTTCTGTGACTGATTCAGGGATTGGGATCGAAGACAGTATGCTGGATTCAATTTTTAATTCATTTACACAGGTAGAAAACAGCAGAACCCGTAATTATGAAGGTGCGGGGTTAGGGCTTGCCATTGTAAAGCAGCTGTTAGAATTGATGGGTGGAAATCTTTCCATAAGCAGTGAGATTAATGTCGGGACCTCGGTTTATTTCACGCTGGAATTCGAGCCTGTTAGAGGGTCTTTCAGGGCTGATGAAGGTGCCCGCATTTTTGCTAAGAGTTCCATCAGGGAATTTGAGGTCCTTGTTGCTGAGGATGAAAGGGTTAACCAGCTTACGCTTAAGAGTTTTCTGGAGCAATATGGCTGTAATGTTGCAGTTGCAAGTGACGGGTATGAGGTTATGGAGATTCTGGGCGCTGGAGAAATGAAGTTTGATTTGATTTTCATGGATATCCAGATGCCAAAAATGGGCGGGCTTGAGGCTGCTCACCGGATTCGCGGTGGAGAGGGGGGAGAAACAGCTAAAGATGTTCCGATCATAGCATGTACCGCATACGCCATGACGGGAGACAAAGAAGAGTTTCTTGCTTCCGGAATCAATGACTATCTGGCCAAGCCCACACAGATTGGTGATGTTGAAAAGATACTGATCAAGTATTCGAGATAG
- a CDS encoding tetratricopeptide repeat protein has product MKLFTYRKSLLALCLTVMGVLIAGGVNVFASAATDSDKWWESITPEGKLLIIAFAVAGIAVVIVYFSVLKPKMPGVGKADFTLKRYEEDLRDKVAELKVDLQLLCDVDSPESRKISAALKEAEQRLFFIESGYADSLKAISGLAEELEILRGWVSETEIESAESMLASGDSAEARSIWTRIAEESGVKRDAYARREADAYFHLGLLAKNDLDYDGAMDALIKGIETGKAGVVHVYEAGQLALIIEDYWQAEALFKQGLGMACDTHECTRNIISKCQTGLGDVFMHSNKFTEALPLYESALAAAVSIYGEESIPVADGCTRVAQCKRKSGDHDGAAELCRRAFRIYSNLLPDAHPKFITARKRCKVNK; this is encoded by the coding sequence ATGAAATTATTCACTTATAGGAAGTCTCTTCTTGCCTTGTGCCTTACAGTAATGGGGGTGCTAATTGCCGGCGGGGTGAATGTATTTGCTTCCGCAGCAACAGATTCAGATAAATGGTGGGAGTCTATTACTCCGGAAGGCAAGCTTTTAATTATTGCGTTTGCTGTTGCCGGAATTGCTGTGGTGATCGTATATTTTTCTGTCTTGAAGCCCAAGATGCCCGGTGTCGGGAAGGCGGATTTTACCCTTAAGAGGTACGAAGAAGATCTGCGTGACAAAGTAGCTGAACTGAAGGTTGACCTGCAGTTGCTTTGTGATGTTGATTCTCCTGAATCCCGTAAAATATCCGCAGCCCTGAAAGAAGCTGAGCAGAGGTTGTTCTTTATTGAGTCTGGATATGCAGATTCCCTTAAAGCCATCTCCGGGCTTGCAGAGGAATTGGAAATTCTGCGTGGCTGGGTTTCTGAAACCGAGATTGAATCTGCCGAATCCATGCTCGCTTCCGGTGATAGCGCAGAGGCACGTTCTATCTGGACCAGAATTGCTGAAGAGTCCGGTGTGAAGCGGGATGCTTATGCCCGGCGCGAAGCTGATGCCTATTTTCATCTGGGATTGCTCGCTAAGAATGATCTTGATTATGATGGAGCCATGGATGCACTGATCAAGGGTATCGAGACCGGTAAGGCCGGCGTGGTTCATGTTTATGAAGCCGGTCAGCTTGCCTTGATCATTGAAGATTATTGGCAGGCAGAGGCTTTGTTCAAGCAGGGCTTGGGTATGGCCTGCGATACTCATGAGTGTACCCGGAATATTATCAGTAAATGCCAGACCGGGTTGGGTGATGTCTTCATGCACTCTAATAAATTTACCGAGGCCCTGCCGCTTTATGAATCAGCACTTGCCGCTGCGGTATCCATTTATGGCGAAGAGTCTATACCTGTTGCTGATGGTTGTACCCGCGTGGCCCAGTGCAAGAGGAAAAGCGGAGATCATGATGGAGCTGCCGAGCTATGCCGCAGGGCTTTTCGTATTTACTCCAATCTGTTGCCGGACGCTCATCCCAAGTTTATTACTGCCCGAAAGCGCTGCAAAGTTAATAAATAA